The following nucleotide sequence is from Primulina tabacum isolate GXHZ01 chromosome 2, ASM2559414v2, whole genome shotgun sequence.
GTGCTCTGATAATCGCATCCAGTCGCTTTATTTGAGCCTACATTTatttttccatatctcataaaagattacaaataataaaaatttaactaacataaaaatatttctgtACCAATTCAtgtcatattatattttttctaaCCTTGTTATCATTGTCACGATTACGAACAAGTATCCTCTCCTCAAGTAAAGGGTAGATGGGGAGAACCTATGTATAATTGCACTAATAATTAtgattatataaaattatttacaatCATAGCAAATAATACAATTGCATACTATTATTTCAAACCTTATTCTTTGTTATGGAAAGAAAAGCAACATAAGCTGCATCGAGATCGTTTGGGATTTTAGAGTCAACCCAACGAAAAAACCTTGGAAATATATGCAAAGCACATGGTTTCCCAACTGATGGAATCCGTTCATACACCCATGCCTAAAATGAAAATTCATATTAGTTAGGATTAAAATATAGTAAGAAATTCAATACCAAATCCAACTTACCATCAATCCAATTACGCAACCatcaaaatatttctttctCCTTTCGCCATCGCGTACATGTTTCgaaatttcttcatttaaaaatcTATATGCTGCATTGCCCCATGCATAATTGCATATCTTGCTGAGGTCGTCAACATAAGGCAACAAGAACCGAGGAGTCGTACAATTGCTTGTTGGAAATAAGATacaattgaaaacaaaaataatatatagctTTACAAAATCGTCAACATCGATATCTTCTTGCTTGTCTGCTAACATATCAAGTTTTGCTGCAATATTTTTTCGTTTGACAATACTTGTTTTTCCTTGAAAATGTCTCCTGACAATATCAGATTCCATTGACATATCTAAATCAATGTACTGTCCAATATCTTTCAGCCCCGTAACTACAGAAAATTCAGCTGAAATAAATGGGATATATATTTTATCACCAAAAACAAAAGCATATGAAATCAGGTCATATCTACGGAGAATTGACTCAACCCTAGCAAAATTAACATGAAATTTAGGCATTTCAAACAAGTGAAAAAAAGGAGTTTCCTTCAAAGTCAACATTTGCCTCAAACCAATTTTTGGTTTCAATTTTTGAACCGTGCTCTGAAAAAAGGAAGGAGAACAACGACTAATCAATTCATAATGTCTCGTAACTCTTTCAGTTTTCGAACCATGCTTCATTGCTGCACCCAACACAGTAAAAAAATTGTTCTAGTAttagaaatttaaattaaaatatgacgGAACAAAAATTTACCAAAATGATCAACCATTGCCAAAATGATCTATTATTGAGCAACCATTtacaaaaatgaaaaaacaaaaaaggttATATTGATATACTATTTTACAAAATGAAAGAACGAAAATTAACAATAATTTAGCAAATGAAAATTTCAATGACAACAAACAAACGTGATAAAACAAGTAAAGCAAACACCTCAATTCAAAAAATTATTGACTAAAATATACGATAAACAATATACGCCTTTCTTTTGCAATAGATTCACCCAACTATAACTCATTTTCTCCAAACAAATCATTTACTATAACTACATTTATTGGCGACCAGGTTCAGTGCATTATAATATTACTTTCCACATCCATTATAGTATATCAGGCACACCAAAACCCATGACAAAAAGGATCTAAAAATAACCAATTAATAAGTAGGATTCACAAAAATATTCTAATTCACACATTTCATTTAGCTAATGAAGATATTTGACAGTATAATATTACTTAGAAGATATATATGTTATTTATGGTCCCTATGCCTTAAGTAATGAAATAGCTATCATGTTAAGCCTGTTTGAAGCAATGGAGCCGGATTCAAAGCTTAAAAAATTGGATTTCCACATACATGAGAAAATTAAAACAATATTGCACAAATTATATAAAAAGTTGGACAAATCAAGCGAATATAGAAGAAGAAACTCACTTCCTCGTTTGCTTTGCTTTGCCTCTCTGTCCACTGTCATCGTTGGCTTCCAAATCGCCGCCAGTAGGTGTCGCAAGTAGGCGGGTTTGTATGGCCTGTGGTTCTCAACGAAGGAAGAGATGGAAATCAGTGGAGAGAAATTGGGGGAGAAGAGGAGATGAAAATTTATGGAGATGAGTTAGGGATGTACGAGAGAAATTGGGGGAAGGGACAGTTGTAATTGTGGaaataaaattgaatttaaaggGGCAATGAGATAAAATATGAAGTAGGGAgtgaattcaaaaaaaattgtgtATTAGGaagtaaaaaatataattttatgacATAAGTACTGaatttaaaattgattttatgaTTAGAGATTTATCCAAAAGTGTCCCAAAATAAAAAATGgagcttattttatttattttttgaaataaataatacttttgaaaaattaaacatttttccGTGGTCGGTTTGCATCCAACGGGTTGAGTTGTGTCTGTTGCTACTGCAATTCACCTTCTTTTCATAATAATGATTATAATATCCAATGGAAAAGGGTCCATATCACACCCGGTACAATTAATAGTAATACTAATGATATCATTTGCAGGAAtcgtatttaaataataataataatagcaaaTCTGCGAGGGGAACGAGGAGGATCAGCTGGATCTCCAAGTCCCCTCCATATTTATATTGAAGTTTCACACGCACCACCTACGACCATCTCTCTTTCAATCGCCCATGGATTCGAAGTAGTTGCGTCACGTTGAGTCTATGACCGCTCTCCCCTCTAAAGCTGGCAAGATCTCCCAATTGAATGCTCTCATCCTTGGCGAGGCGCTTGCTTCCGAAGAGGATCATCTAATAATCCCCAGCCACGATTTATCTGCGCAGACTCATGTCTCTTCCCCCGGCCAGGTATTTTTTAAGTCGTTTTGATCTTTGCTTCATGCCTCCTTCCCTTTTTTAAATCGTGCTGAGGTGGTGCTGCAGTTTCCGGAGATGTATAGAAAGTCTACTGAGGAGACCCTGCTGGATTGTGGTCCGATTTTGCATCCATTTTTACTGGAAACAAAAATGGGAACAGTTTGTCTACTCGGAGAATGTCGACATTCGAAAGGGGTCTATCAACATTGAAGTCATTTAGATATTAACTTCCCTCCTTTCTTTTCGCTTTTCGTTGCACTTCTTCTAGACTTATTAAATGTTTGACTTTTATTTGGGATCAGTGGTTCAAGGGTGGGATTACCGACCTCTGCTACAATTGTTTAGATGCAAACATCGCAACAGGAGATGGTGAAAAATTTGCAATCTATTGGGAAGGAAACGAACCTTGAGTTGACGCCACTTTGACTTACAAACATCTCCTGCAGAGAGTTTGTCAGGTCACTTTATCATTACTTTGCTTGTGGACTCTCATAGTTTCTGCTATAAATCGCTATAAAAGTGATTTTCATATAATAATTCTGTTTTTATCCCACGCTTTGCATCCTAACAGCTTGGAAATTACTTGAAGATGTTGGCATCCAAAAGGGTGATGCTGTTTTGATTTATCTGCCTATGATCGTGGAATTTCCTATCGCCATGCTTGTTTGTGCGCGAATAGGGGCTGTTCACTCGGTACTGTACTAGAATATGTTGGTTATATCTTCAATTTTTGGGCGGGTCATCTACTCCTGAAAAATATAAAGTTGATGTGCTCGCTTGTTCAGGTTGTGTTTGCTGGATTTTTCTCGGAGTCTCTTGCCCAGAGGATCATTGATTGCAAACCAAAGATTGTAATAACCTGCCATGCTGTTCGGAGAGAATCCAAGACCCTTTATCTAAAAGACATAGTCGATGCTGCGGTAGCAGAATCTAGCAGCAATGGTACAATTATTATCTATCTAATGCATGATTGTGCTTTTCCAAGTTCTGAAATTTTtggtttgataaaaaaaaatgcaatGTTTTGTATCATTGGTAGACTTCAGTGGGTTTTCACTTTTTTTAACTCTTTTCCGGAGGTGATCTGCAACTCTAAGTTCTTGGATTGCTGGTGAAAAAATTCCTGCATATGCAATTTACCAGATTTTTCTTTTCAAGTTAAATATAGAGCTCATTTCATGACATTCATTTAACTTTGGAAATGAATTGAGTTTTAAGAATGTGGTGGGGAGCTGGGAAGATGGTGGGTTCCTTGACCTTTTGTGCCAAGC
It contains:
- the LOC142537560 gene encoding uncharacterized protein LOC142537560, translated to MTVDREAKQSKRGTMKHGSKTERVTRHYELISRCSPSFFQSTVQKLKPKIGLRQMLTLKETPFFHLFEMPKFHVNFARVESILRRYDLISYAFVFGDKIYIPFISAEFSVVTGLKDIGQYIDLDMSMESDIVRRHFQGKTSIVKRKNIAAKLDMLADKQEDIDVDDFVKLYIIFVFNCILFPTSNCTTPRFLLPYVDDLSKICNYAWGNAAYRFLNEEISKHVRDGERRKKYFDGCVIGLMAWVYERIPSVGKPCALHIFPRFFRWVDSKIPNDLDAAYVAFLSITKNKVLPIYPLLEERILVRNRDNDNKAQIKRLDAIIRAQEEEIREMKRIFIYTEENNDLIPRDAHDFDEFADESLKSIESGDKVPFNGYDGGSDLAKKRRKSVEESDEYMTFEAHKFDAAEKLNAFEIGDKVSFEVYDGGHASEGKSEKYVDTDGIENEQAIEDSHRDGVDNNIEVNSKSDADKEEKTELKNDISSIARDVMSRQDRRLKGKEKDFVTPPSTTPKKNKRKLVRHRVADKPIELENSELVVMQIAQAAVKEANQMDDELLEYVGRSSISDSDRNIVDTFFKRSDMR
- the LOC142537409 gene encoding acetyl-coenzyme A synthetase, chloroplastic/glyoxysomal-like, producing the protein MTALPSKAGKISQLNALILGEALASEEDHLIIPSHDLSAQTHVSSPGQVVFAGFFSESLAQRIIDCKPKIVITCHAVRRESKTLYLKDIVDAAVAESSSNGCVKVENYWT